TAATTCCACGTCCGGAATCCGTTTCGCTCCTCCTCGCATCTGCTCGGATTGAATGGGCTGTAAAGGCCATTCAACCGGAGTCGGTGTCAGTCGCGTTCCACGTTCCGCAGGAAGGCGGGGATGTCGTAGTCCTTGGGGTCGTAGGTGGCGCGGACCTTGCTGTGGCTGCTGGTGTCGAGGATGCTCACGCCGCCGCCTCCGGCGATGGTGGTGGGCACCTCGTTGAAGCCGGTGGCGATCACGGTCACGCGTACCTCGTCCCCGGCGGCCTCGTCGGGCGTGATGCCGAACAGGATGTCGGGTTCGTCGAAGCCGGTCGCCTCGCGGATCTTCTCGACGATCTCGTTGGCGTCGGTCATGCTCAGGTCGAAGCTGCCGGTCACGTTCACCAGGATGCGTTGCGCGCCCTCGATGCCGCGTTCGAGCAGCGGGCTGTGAATGGCGCTCATGGCGGCTTCCTCGGCCACGTTCTCGCCGCGGCCCGCGCCGATGCCCATCAGGACCGTGCCGCTCCCGGCCAGCAGGTTGCGGACGTCCGCGAAGTCCAGGTTGATCATGCCCTCGACGTTGATGACGTCACTGATGCCTTTCACGCCGTAGTACAGGACGCGGTCGGCGATCAGGAACGCCTCGCGGAACGAGACTTTCTTGTCGACGGCGGTCAGCAGTTTCTCGTTGTTCACGACGATCATGCCGTCCACGCGGGCCGCGAGTTTGCTGATGCCTTCCTCGGCCACCCGCAGGCGTTTGGGTCCCTCGAACCGGAAGGGCCGCGTGACGATGGCGACCGTCAGGATGCCCATCTCGTTGGCGATCTCGGCGACCACGGGGGCGCTGCCGGTACCGGTTCCACCGCCCATCCCGGCGGTGATGAACAGCATGTCGGTGCCCTCGAGGTACTCCTTGATGCGTTCACGGTCTTCCAGCGCGGCTTTCTCGCCCACTTCGGGGTTCGCTCCGGCGCCCAGCCCTCTGGTGAGGCGGTCCCCCAGTTGAATGCGGATCTCGGCGTGGCTTTTGGCCAGCACCTGAGCGTCCGTGTTTCCGGCGATGAACTCGACACCCTCGAGTCCGGATTCAATCATGCGGTTGACGGCGTTGTTGCCGGCACCGCCCAAGCCAATCACGCGAATTCTGGCCGCTTGCATCAATGCTCTCCTTACGTGACGGTCCGCTCCGACGTGCGTGCGGTCCGTTCTTCTGCGGTGTAGTTTAGCGCACGATATCAGGCGCGCGGCGGCAGGACTGACGCAGGGGCGCGCCGCGCGTGCCGGTTCAAGCGAGTGGGGGAGGGCCGGGTGCTGCGGCACCGTTCCCTCCCCCCGCTGTTTGGCCTGCGCGCGGCGCGGTTCCCGGCCGGGTTACATCCAGTCCTTGAACCAGTTCCGCACGCGGTCCATGAAGCTCACGCCGGGTTTCGCGGGCGGCTGGGTGGGCGCGGTGGGGGCCGGTGCGGGCACGTGCGCGGCGCCCGCGTCGGCGGTGTGGGCCGTGACGCTGGCATCCGGCGCGGGCCGGTGGTCGGTTCGGGTGTCCGGGCGGTGGTCGGTGCGCGTCTCGCGGTGGCCGCCCGCAGTGTCGGCGCCCGTGAACACCACGGCGGGCACGCGGCCGTCCTCGCCGATGCCGTACAGGACCAGTCCGACGCTGGCGGCGTCTCCGGGTCCGGCGACGATGTCGGTCAGGCCGCCGATCCCGCGCGGTCTGCCCACGCGCACCGGCAGGCGGAAACGGTCGCGGGCCAGTTCGGGCGTGCCGCGCAGCATGGACGCCCCGCCGGTCAGGATCACGCCCTGCGCGACGAGTTCCACCGGTCCGAGTGACTGGTCGATCTCGTCGCGGATCAGGCCGAAGATCTCGGCCATGCGCGGCTTGATGATGCGGGACAGTTCGAAGGCGCTCAGGGCGTGCGTGCTGCCCGAGGAGGTGGTGATCTCCAGCGTCAGGTCCTTGTCGGCCAGGTCCGGCAGGGCGGCGCCGTAGCGGCGTTTGACGTTCTCGGCTTCCTCGCCGGGAATCTTGAGGATCTGCGCGAGGTCGGCCGTGACGTGCTCGCCGCCGATGGGAATGCAGGCAGAGTGCACCAGGTTGCCGCGTTTGAATACGGCCACGTCGGTCGTGCCGCCGCCCATGTCGACGACGATCACGGTCTGGCCCTGCTCGGCGGCTTCCAGGGTGGCGAGGCCGCTGGCCAGGGCGTGCAGTGCGAAGCCGTCGACGTGCAGGCCCGCTTCCTGCACGCAGCGGCGCAGGTTCAGCAGCGGTCCGGCGGTTCCGGCGACGATGTGTACGTCGACTTCCAGGCGAACGCCGTGCATGCCGACCGGGCTCTTGATGCCTTCCTGGCCGTCCACGACGTATTCCTGCGGGAGGGTGTGAATGATTTCGAGGTTCGGGTCGAGCGGGACGGCGCGGGCGTTCTCGATGGCGCGGTCCACGTCGCTCTGCCCGATTTCCTGGTTGCGGCGGATGGCGGCCAGTCCGTGGCTGGTGATGGCCTTGGCGTGGTTGCCTGCGACGCTGACGAACACGCTCTCGACCTTGACGCCGCTGACGCGTTCGGCGGACTGGACGGATTGTTTGATGGCCTGCGTGGCCCGTTCGAGGTTCACGACGCTGCCGCGTTTCATGCCCTCGCTGTTGACGGTGCCCGAGCCGATGATGTCGACGGTGCCGTGCGGGCCGACCTCGCCGATGACGGTCGTGATTTTGGTGGTGCCGATGTCCAGGCCCACAATGATGGTGTTGTCTTTCATTCCTGGACGCTCACCCCCCAGGGGTAGATGGAAATGTCTTTATCTGGATACATGCTGATGCTCCCAGCATACTTCAGGAGCGCCTGTGGATCGCCACTCCAGACCGACCCGGAAGGCAATTTCACCGTCAGGCCGGTCGGCGTGAACACGACCGACTGCACATTGTAGCGGGACAGAGCCGCCAGCACCTGCAGAACTTCATCCAGCCGGTCCGGCCCCCACCCGCTGACCAGCGGGAGCTTCTGGGTGTTCACGGCCCCCGGCAGCGGCGTGCCGTCCACCGACACCGCCACCACCGACCCGTCCGGACGTTGCAGGCGCACCCGCGCGACCCGCTCGGTCACGCGAATCTGCACCGTATCCGGAAACACCCGCGTGACCGACGCCGACGCCACCCACGGACTGTCCAGCAGCCCCCGCGCACGCCACGCGCCGTAGTACAGCCAGCCGAACGACCCCTGTAACCCGGCCAGTTCCACCACCCGGCCCTCCGGCAGCCGCCGGTTGCCCTCGACCGTCACGGTCTTGACCGGCAGCGCATACCACAGGCCCACGCCCGCCCCGGCGACCAGCGCGGCGCTCAGCACGCCCCGCAGCGCCCACTGACGGCGCGACAGGACCCGGCGAGGCCGGACCTCCGGCGGAGATTCCGCCGGTGCCTCCCGGGCCTCCGCAGACTCCTGCGGGCCGAACGACAGATCAACAGCCCCGCCGTACTCCTGCGGCGAGAGGCGGCGGTTACGGGGTGGCCCGTCCGGATCGGCGCTCACGAGACCGTGCCGTCCCGCTCCGTGACGTCCCGCGCCGTGCCGGCAGGCAGCGCCTCGGGCCACAGTTCGTACTCCAGTTCCATCGGCACCGGCACCCGCTCGCGGATCACGTTCAGCAGCGCGTGCACGTCGGCGGCCGTCGCGCCGCCCAGGTTCACGATGAAGTTCGCGTGCTCCGGCGCGATCAGCGCGTTCCCGACCCGCGTGCCCTTCAGGCCCGCCTCGTCGATCAGCCGCCCGGCGCTCACGCCACCCGGATTCTTGAACGCGCAGCCCGGCGTCTTCATCTTCGGCTGCCCCTTGCGGGCGTTGTCCGCGAAGTCCATCTTCTCCAGCACCGCTTCCGGGGTACTGCGCCGCAGCCGCAGCCGCACGCGCGACACCACGTGGTTCCGCGGAATGCCGCTGTCCCGGTAGCCCCAGTTCAGGTCGTCCGGCGTGACCTGCCGCGTCTCCTGCGGCGTCACGATCTCGATGGTGTGCAGACCGTCGAACATCTCGCCGTAGCGCGTACCGGCGTTCATCCAGACCGCGCCGCCTACCTGCGCGGGAATCCCGACCGTGCCTTCCAGGCCACTCAGGCCCAGCTTCTGAAGCTGACGGATCAGGCCGGGCAGCGGCACGCCGCCCCCCACCCAGCCGGTCACGATCTCGTCAGCGGTACTCAGGTGCGGGTCCGGTTCCAGGTCCCGTTCGGCCAGCGGGCCGCTCAGGCGAATCACGCGCTCCGGCACGCCCTCGTCGGCGATCACGAGGTTGCTGCCGCCGCCCAGGATGCGGTACGGCTGCTCCATCGCCTCGGCCAGTTGCGCGTGGTCCGACACGAACCACACCTCGGATTCGCCGCCCACACCCAGCGTCGTGAAGCGCGCCAGCGGCAACCGCTCCACCCGCGCGCCCGTACGGCTGACCGGCGCGGCGATCACGCCTGACCTCCGGCCAGTTCGCGCGACAGTTTCCACACGTCCCCGGCACCCATCGTCACGATGATGTCGCCCGGCGCGGCCGAGGCACGCAGCACCCGCAGAATCTCCTGACGGTCCGGCATGTACGTGACGCCCGCGTGCCCGCCAGCCACCATGCGCCCCGAGATCAGGGTCGCGTGAATGCCCTCGATGGGCGCCTCGCTGGCCGCCGCGATGTCCATCAGCAGCACCTCGTCGGCGTCCATCAGCGCGTCGGCCAGCCGGGGCCAGGACTGCTGCGTCCGCAGGAAGCGGTGCGGCTGGAACACGATCCGCACGCGCCGCCCGGTCTGCCGGGCCGCCTGCACGGCCGCCGCGACCTTCGTGGCGTTGTGCGCGTAATCGTCCACGATCAACGCGCCGTTCAGTTCCCCGATCCGCTGCCAGCGCCGCCCCGGCCCCCGGAACGCCCCCAGCGCAGAGGCCGCCCGCGCAAAATCCCCGCCGTGCAGGTGCGTGACCGCCAGCGCCGCCAGGGCGTTCAGCACGTTGTGCGTGCCGGGCAGCCCCACGCGCGCCTCGCCCAGCACCTCGCCCCGGAACGACACCGTGAACGACGTGCCGTCCTCGTCCGGGCGCAGGTTCACCGCGCGGTAATCGGCGCCCTCGGCCTGCCCGTAACTTAGGCGTTCGGGGGCGCCCGTCACCAGTTCATCCAGGCCCGGCCAGTCGGCGCACAGCAGCACCCGCCCGGACTGCGCCACGAACCGCGCGAAGCCCGCGTGCTGCTCCTCGACCGTCTCCCAGTACGTCGCCTGATTGCCGCCCACGTGATCGTCCTCGGCGTTCGTGAACACGGCCGTCCCGCAGCCCAGGTCCGCGAAGGCCCGGTCGGATTCGTCCACCTCGGCCACGAACGGCCCGGTGCCCACGCGGGCGTTACTGCCGAACTCGGGCACGATTCCGCCCACGAACGCGGACGGGTCCAGCCCCGCGCCCTGCATCGCCACGGCGATCATGCTGGTCGTGGTGGTCTTGCCGTGCGTGCCGATCACGCCCACGCTGGGGCCGGCGCGCAGCAGGTCGCCCAGCAGCGCCATGCGCGGCCGTACCAGCGTGCCTGAGGCGTGCGCCGCCACGAGTTCCGGGTGCGATTTGGGAACCGCTTCCGACGCGACCAGCACGTCCACCGGCCCGAACGGCGCGTCCAGCACGTGCGCCGCCGCGTGCCCGGCCGCGACCGGAATGCCCTCGGCCTGAAGCTGCGCCGTCAACTCGGTCACGGACTCGTCGCAGCCGCTCACGCGGTGCCCGGCCGCTGCCAGCAGCCGCGCGAAGGCACTCATGCCGATGCCGCCCACGCCCATCAGGTGATAGTGCAGCGGCGCGGACTGCTGGGTGGCCCCCGCGCTACCCGGCGCGGAGGAAGAAACGGATTGGGACGCCACGGACTCGCCGGGCGCTGTCAGCTGGGGGGATAGGTCAGTCATGGGGGATCAGGGGTGGCCCACTAACGCAGGTGCCGTTCGATCAGGTCCGCGAACCGCCCCGCCGCGCCCACCTGGGAACGCCCGAGCGCCGCCTCACGCATCGAGGCGCGCGGACCCGCTGCCGCACACTCTAACACCGCCCGGCCCAGCGCCCCGGACACGTGTTTCTGCTCCACCACGACGCCCGCCCCGGCCTGCTGCACCGCCACCGCATTGTGGAACTGGTGATTCTCGGCCGATTCGGGCAGCGGCACCATGATCAGCGGTACTCCGTGGAACGCCGCCTCTGCCAGGGTGCTCGTCCCGGCCCGCGTGATCGCCAGGTCCGCCACCGACCACGCCGCGACCGCGTCCACGAACCCAGCCGCCTCGTACCACTCGAGGTCCT
The genomic region above belongs to Deinococcus seoulensis and contains:
- the murC gene encoding UDP-N-acetylmuramate--L-alanine ligase, coding for MGVGGIGMSAFARLLAAAGHRVSGCDESVTELTAQLQAEGIPVAAGHAAAHVLDAPFGPVDVLVASEAVPKSHPELVAAHASGTLVRPRMALLGDLLRAGPSVGVIGTHGKTTTTSMIAVAMQGAGLDPSAFVGGIVPEFGSNARVGTGPFVAEVDESDRAFADLGCGTAVFTNAEDDHVGGNQATYWETVEEQHAGFARFVAQSGRVLLCADWPGLDELVTGAPERLSYGQAEGADYRAVNLRPDEDGTSFTVSFRGEVLGEARVGLPGTHNVLNALAALAVTHLHGGDFARAASALGAFRGPGRRWQRIGELNGALIVDDYAHNATKVAAAVQAARQTGRRVRIVFQPHRFLRTQQSWPRLADALMDADEVLLMDIAAASEAPIEGIHATLISGRMVAGGHAGVTYMPDRQEILRVLRASAAPGDIIVTMGAGDVWKLSRELAGGQA
- the ftsZ gene encoding cell division protein FtsZ, producing MQAARIRVIGLGGAGNNAVNRMIESGLEGVEFIAGNTDAQVLAKSHAEIRIQLGDRLTRGLGAGANPEVGEKAALEDRERIKEYLEGTDMLFITAGMGGGTGTGSAPVVAEIANEMGILTVAIVTRPFRFEGPKRLRVAEEGISKLAARVDGMIVVNNEKLLTAVDKKVSFREAFLIADRVLYYGVKGISDVINVEGMINLDFADVRNLLAGSGTVLMGIGAGRGENVAEEAAMSAIHSPLLERGIEGAQRILVNVTGSFDLSMTDANEIVEKIREATGFDEPDILFGITPDEAAGDEVRVTVIATGFNEVPTTIAGGGGVSILDTSSHSKVRATYDPKDYDIPAFLRNVERD
- a CDS encoding UDP-N-acetylmuramate dehydrogenase, giving the protein MIAAPVSRTGARVERLPLARFTTLGVGGESEVWFVSDHAQLAEAMEQPYRILGGGSNLVIADEGVPERVIRLSGPLAERDLEPDPHLSTADEIVTGWVGGGVPLPGLIRQLQKLGLSGLEGTVGIPAQVGGAVWMNAGTRYGEMFDGLHTIEIVTPQETRQVTPDDLNWGYRDSGIPRNHVVSRVRLRLRRSTPEAVLEKMDFADNARKGQPKMKTPGCAFKNPGGVSAGRLIDEAGLKGTRVGNALIAPEHANFIVNLGGATAADVHALLNVIRERVPVPMELEYELWPEALPAGTARDVTERDGTVS
- a CDS encoding cell division protein FtsQ/DivIB encodes the protein MSADPDGPPRNRRLSPQEYGGAVDLSFGPQESAEAREAPAESPPEVRPRRVLSRRQWALRGVLSAALVAGAGVGLWYALPVKTVTVEGNRRLPEGRVVELAGLQGSFGWLYYGAWRARGLLDSPWVASASVTRVFPDTVQIRVTERVARVRLQRPDGSVVAVSVDGTPLPGAVNTQKLPLVSGWGPDRLDEVLQVLAALSRYNVQSVVFTPTGLTVKLPSGSVWSGDPQALLKYAGSISMYPDKDISIYPWGVSVQE
- the ftsA gene encoding cell division protein FtsA, with product MKDNTIIVGLDIGTTKITTVIGEVGPHGTVDIIGSGTVNSEGMKRGSVVNLERATQAIKQSVQSAERVSGVKVESVFVSVAGNHAKAITSHGLAAIRRNQEIGQSDVDRAIENARAVPLDPNLEIIHTLPQEYVVDGQEGIKSPVGMHGVRLEVDVHIVAGTAGPLLNLRRCVQEAGLHVDGFALHALASGLATLEAAEQGQTVIVVDMGGGTTDVAVFKRGNLVHSACIPIGGEHVTADLAQILKIPGEEAENVKRRYGAALPDLADKDLTLEITTSSGSTHALSAFELSRIIKPRMAEIFGLIRDEIDQSLGPVELVAQGVILTGGASMLRGTPELARDRFRLPVRVGRPRGIGGLTDIVAGPGDAASVGLVLYGIGEDGRVPAVVFTGADTAGGHRETRTDHRPDTRTDHRPAPDASVTAHTADAGAAHVPAPAPTAPTQPPAKPGVSFMDRVRNWFKDWM